The proteins below come from a single Pseudomonas chlororaphis genomic window:
- a CDS encoding glutathione S-transferase, producing MKPIKHYHFPLSGHSHRVELMLSLLELPVEVVFVDLAKGAHKKTEFLAINAFGQVPVIDDDGVVLADSNAILVYLAHKYGQGRWLPTDPIGAARVQRWLSAAAGPIHAGPATARLITVFGAAYNAEDVIARSHALLKVVDQELSHSPYLAGDTPTVADIAGYTYIAHAPEGNVSLEDYANVRAWLARIEALPGFVGMPRTVIGLQKTA from the coding sequence ATGAAACCCATCAAGCACTACCATTTCCCGCTTTCCGGCCATTCCCATCGCGTTGAACTGATGTTGTCGTTGCTTGAGCTACCCGTCGAGGTGGTGTTCGTCGATTTGGCCAAGGGTGCCCATAAAAAAACCGAGTTCCTCGCCATCAACGCCTTTGGCCAGGTACCGGTCATCGATGATGACGGTGTAGTGCTGGCAGACTCCAATGCCATCCTGGTGTACCTGGCGCACAAGTATGGCCAGGGGCGCTGGTTGCCAACCGACCCGATTGGCGCCGCACGGGTGCAGCGCTGGCTGTCGGCCGCGGCTGGGCCGATCCATGCCGGCCCTGCCACGGCGCGGCTGATCACGGTGTTCGGCGCGGCCTATAACGCCGAGGACGTGATTGCCCGTTCTCACGCCCTGCTCAAGGTCGTGGATCAGGAACTGAGCCACAGCCCTTATCTGGCGGGAGACACCCCGACCGTCGCCGACATCGCCGGCTACACCTATATCGCCCATGCGCCGGAAGGCAACGTGTCGTTGGAGGACTATGCCAACGTGCGGGCATGGCTGGCGCGGATCGAGGCGTTGCCGGGGTTCGTGGGCATGCCGCGTACGGTGATCGGGCTGCAGAAAACGGCTTGA
- a CDS encoding glycosyl transferase family 1 produces the protein MRVLHFYKTYLPDSMGGIEQVIFQLCDSTDRLGVNNTVLSLSREPAADPIRIRQHDVHQARMDFQLASTGFSYSVFKKFRELAAEADVINYHFPWPFMDLVHFFSAVKKPYVVTYHSDIVRQRNLLKLYKPLMRRFLDGADRIVAASPNYVHTSDVLKDYPDKTRLITYGLNKSSYPQPDAERMAGWKARLGERFFLFVGVMRYYKGLHILLDALKGADYPVVIMGAGPLEKALHAQAAALGLRNLHFLGRLGDEDKVALLELSYAIVFPSHLRSEAFGISLLEGAMFGKPMISSEIGTGTSYINIHNETGLVVPPSDPDAFREAMRTLWDNPAQAHAMGAKAEARYRLLFTAEEMGRKWVELYEELLEEKALSYA, from the coding sequence ATGCGAGTCCTGCACTTTTACAAAACCTATCTGCCTGACTCCATGGGGGGCATCGAACAGGTCATTTTCCAACTGTGCGACAGCACCGACCGGCTGGGCGTCAATAACACCGTACTGTCGCTGAGCAGGGAGCCCGCTGCCGACCCTATCCGGATCCGACAACATGATGTTCATCAAGCCAGGATGGATTTCCAACTGGCTTCCACCGGTTTTTCCTACAGTGTCTTCAAGAAGTTTCGCGAGCTCGCCGCCGAAGCGGACGTGATCAACTACCACTTCCCCTGGCCGTTCATGGACCTGGTGCATTTTTTCAGCGCCGTGAAAAAGCCCTATGTGGTCACCTATCACTCCGACATCGTTCGCCAGCGCAACCTGCTCAAGCTCTACAAACCGTTGATGCGACGCTTTTTGGACGGCGCCGATCGCATCGTCGCCGCATCGCCCAATTATGTGCACACCAGCGATGTGCTCAAGGACTACCCGGACAAAACCCGGCTCATCACCTATGGCCTGAACAAGAGCAGTTATCCACAGCCTGACGCCGAGCGCATGGCGGGCTGGAAGGCCAGGCTGGGCGAGCGCTTCTTTCTGTTCGTTGGGGTGATGCGCTACTACAAGGGCCTGCACATCCTGCTCGACGCCCTCAAGGGCGCGGATTATCCCGTGGTCATCATGGGCGCGGGCCCGCTGGAAAAAGCGCTGCACGCCCAAGCCGCGGCATTGGGCTTGCGCAACCTGCACTTTCTCGGGCGCCTGGGGGATGAAGATAAAGTCGCGCTGCTGGAACTGAGCTACGCCATCGTGTTTCCCTCGCACCTGCGCTCCGAAGCCTTCGGTATCTCCCTGCTCGAAGGCGCGATGTTCGGCAAGCCGATGATCTCCAGCGAAATCGGCACCGGCACCAGCTACATCAACATCCACAACGAAACCGGCCTGGTGGTGCCCCCGAGCGATCCCGACGCGTTCCGCGAAGCGATGCGCACCCTCTGGGATAACCCGGCGCAGGCGCACGCGATGGGCGCCAAGGCCGAAGCCCGCTACCGACTGCTGTTCACCGCCGAAGAGATGGGCCGCAAGTGGGTGGAGCTGTATGAAGAGTTGCTGGAGGAAAAGGCGCTTTCGTACGCATGA
- a CDS encoding glycosyl transferase, producing the protein MRIALNARILQAPRTGIGQYVAELATALAREPDVQLSLFHGWGWSRQLPQAAKPGYSKLSPLLRRVPGAYQARRWLEQKRFDQGRSKAIDLYHEPSLWPLAFEGPTVITLHDLTHLRYPETQPAARLKEIERRLSRAVEQAQLIMTDSQFIADEAQQHFGLPAERLRVAPLGVAARFHPREPGAIDAVLKAHGVEAGRYFLCVGTLEPRKNLSLALRAHAGLPESIRQAFPLLIVGMGGWQQGQFNEELRKALADGHVCLTGYLPDEQVAQLLAGARALIFPSIYEGFGLPVLEAMATGTPVITTRCSAMPEVAGLAGNYCEPHDHQGLREAMLRLMEDRLHWQACREAGLQQAALFSWERCAKVTAGAYRQVLGG; encoded by the coding sequence ATGCGGATAGCCCTCAACGCCCGGATTCTCCAGGCGCCGCGCACCGGCATCGGCCAATACGTGGCAGAGCTGGCCACCGCCCTGGCCCGGGAACCGGACGTGCAACTGTCGCTGTTCCACGGCTGGGGCTGGAGCCGGCAGTTGCCGCAAGCAGCCAAGCCTGGTTATTCAAAGCTGAGCCCATTGCTGCGACGGGTTCCGGGCGCCTATCAGGCGCGGCGCTGGCTGGAACAGAAACGCTTCGATCAAGGCCGTTCCAAGGCTATCGACCTGTACCACGAACCCAGCCTCTGGCCGCTGGCCTTCGAAGGGCCGACGGTGATCACCCTTCATGACCTCACGCACCTGCGCTACCCCGAGACGCAACCGGCGGCCCGCTTGAAGGAAATCGAGCGACGGCTCAGCCGGGCGGTGGAGCAGGCGCAACTGATCATGACCGACTCGCAGTTCATCGCCGATGAGGCCCAGCAGCATTTCGGCCTGCCAGCCGAGCGCCTGAGGGTTGCGCCGCTGGGGGTGGCGGCCCGTTTCCACCCGCGCGAACCGGGAGCGATCGACGCGGTGCTCAAGGCCCATGGCGTGGAGGCGGGACGTTATTTCCTGTGTGTCGGCACCCTGGAGCCACGCAAGAATCTGTCATTGGCCCTTCGCGCCCATGCCGGGCTGCCCGAGTCCATCCGTCAGGCCTTTCCTTTACTCATTGTAGGAATGGGCGGATGGCAACAAGGGCAGTTCAATGAAGAGTTGCGAAAAGCCCTGGCTGACGGGCATGTTTGTCTGACCGGGTACCTGCCGGACGAGCAGGTCGCCCAACTCTTGGCCGGCGCACGCGCACTGATCTTCCCTTCGATCTACGAGGGCTTTGGCTTGCCGGTGCTCGAAGCGATGGCCACTGGAACACCGGTGATTACCACCCGCTGCTCGGCGATGCCGGAGGTGGCCGGGCTGGCCGGCAACTATTGCGAGCCGCACGACCACCAGGGCCTGCGCGAAGCCATGCTACGGTTAATGGAAGATCGGCTGCACTGGCAGGCGTGTCGGGAAGCGGGATTGCAACAAGCGGCGCTGTTTTCCTGGGAGCGCTGCGCCAAGGTGACCGCGGGCGCGTATCGCCAGGTCTTGGGAGGTTGA
- a CDS encoding glycosyl transferase: MTRLLVDCTYVYDHPNDNSGIQRVVRNVIRQLPAKDRERECIPVVMLQGKLYEVKSLAPLPTSGLDLARLRVRLLQFANLFWVRHRSLEQQRPFSQSIWARRFLYIACRLFALGCLSIPIRILDRLLKRKPGPERSVPLAHRAGDQLVLLDSSWHSGFFPLAEQLKRDGVGIISVIYDLIPLTHPQFCDAGLVKVFNHWFDWIARTADGYIAISLTIRDQLRQEMVRRLGEQQVRERWFDYFHLGSELDLADTSQTVDPNLSRLFQQPEPVFLMVSTIEPRKNHAYLLDAFERAWAAGSRARLCIVGKVGWKCEALIERIKRHPQLDSRLFMFNNLADRSLEHAYQHSTALVFPSYVEGFGLPLVEAMQRGLPAMGSDIEVFREIGGDFMTYFDLDDPQSLANLVLDMEHTGVFPAKRNLDQWQWLNWRQASAQLVERIEHHVGQRVVDRETACG; encoded by the coding sequence ATGACCCGCCTGCTGGTCGATTGCACCTACGTATACGACCACCCGAATGACAACTCGGGCATCCAGCGAGTGGTGCGCAACGTTATTCGCCAATTGCCGGCCAAGGACCGGGAACGCGAATGCATTCCGGTAGTGATGCTGCAGGGCAAGCTGTACGAAGTGAAAAGCCTGGCGCCCTTGCCCACAAGTGGGCTGGACCTGGCCAGGCTGCGCGTACGGCTGCTGCAGTTCGCCAATCTGTTCTGGGTCAGGCACAGGTCTCTGGAACAGCAGCGGCCTTTCAGCCAGTCGATCTGGGCGCGCCGCTTTCTGTACATTGCCTGCCGACTGTTTGCCCTGGGCTGCCTGAGCATCCCCATTCGAATCCTCGATCGCCTGCTCAAGCGCAAGCCAGGCCCGGAACGCAGCGTACCGCTGGCACATAGGGCCGGCGATCAACTGGTGTTGCTCGATTCTTCCTGGCACTCGGGCTTCTTTCCCCTGGCCGAACAACTCAAGCGTGACGGCGTCGGGATCATCTCGGTGATCTACGACCTGATTCCCCTGACCCATCCGCAATTCTGCGACGCCGGGCTGGTCAAGGTGTTCAACCATTGGTTCGACTGGATTGCCCGTACCGCCGACGGCTACATCGCCATTTCGCTCACCATCCGTGACCAGCTTCGCCAGGAAATGGTCCGACGCCTCGGCGAGCAACAGGTGCGCGAACGCTGGTTCGACTATTTCCATCTGGGCAGCGAACTGGACTTGGCCGACACCTCGCAAACCGTTGACCCAAACCTGTCGCGTCTGTTCCAGCAGCCCGAGCCGGTGTTCCTGATGGTCAGCACCATCGAACCGCGCAAAAACCATGCGTATCTGCTCGATGCCTTCGAGCGGGCCTGGGCTGCCGGTTCACGGGCAAGGTTATGCATCGTCGGGAAGGTCGGCTGGAAATGCGAAGCCCTGATCGAACGTATCAAGCGTCATCCACAACTCGACAGCCGCCTGTTCATGTTCAACAACCTGGCGGATCGAAGCCTGGAGCACGCCTATCAACACTCCACCGCCCTGGTATTCCCATCCTACGTGGAAGGCTTCGGCCTGCCGTTGGTGGAGGCCATGCAACGCGGCTTGCCGGCAATGGGCAGCGATATCGAAGTGTTCCGGGAAATCGGCGGTGATTTCATGACCTACTTCGACCTCGACGACCCCCAGAGCCTGGCGAACCTGGTTCTCGACATGGAACACACCGGGGTATTCCCGGCCAAGCGCAACCTGGATCAATGGCAATGGCTGAATTGGCGCCAGGCCAGTGCACAACTGGTGGAGCGGATCGAACACCATGTGGGGCAAAGGGTCGTCGACCGGGAAACAGCATGCGGATAG